The genomic interval TACAATTATTctcataaaagaaaacaatgtcaattgtatttttaaacaacaaacacgTTAAGTGGTTATAAACTGATATAGTTAATAATCAAAGAACAGAAGTTGTCACTGAGAGAAACCAGAAGTTCAAACACTGGTATATCTGACGCCACTAAGTCCGATGTAGGTTCTGTCGTACATTTGGATTTATTATAAAACTTTGATCTGACTTAAATCCGGCGTTTCTGGAATCGACGGATCACATGTCAAACACATCTcagagacttaaaaaaaaaaaaaagtatgtctCTCCGAACTATTAGGAGCCGAATATCTTTGCTAATTGCCGTCTGCAGTGTCAGCCTGCAAGCCTGCCTGTCACATCTCCATCTGCTGCTTCCTCTGAACCAACATATTACAACTGCTGCTCTGTTCGCTCTACACCAGTGAGGGAGCTTTTCCCCGCACTACAATATCAGCCGTGTCGAAATAAATGGCTGAATTTGAAATGACCTCGGGTGGAGGATTTTTCTCCGGGCGTTACTCATCTTGTGTTGAAATGGAATTCCCTAATTCCCGAGGGACCTAAGAAAGCAAATTATGATTCCCTCTGAGAAGAGCCGCTGTGAGGGACGAGTGCCGCCCGGGCACAGACGAGGAGGAATGGAATTTGTCTCCaatgagaaaagaagaaaatgccCGTTGCCTGACACGGACCTGACAGAGTCTCAAAGTGCTCAGTGGCTCTGCTCCCTCATACCCATGAGGTCTTTTAATGCATAGATTAAAATAACTGCACTTAAAACCTGCTacaaaaaaatatcaataatcTATGGTTTATGAATGCTAAgcactgttattattatcaactgTGTATGGCtgccaaagaaataaaaatcgaTGAAAAGCAATCATGAGGTCAATAGTAAATCCATTTGGATGGCAGCTATTAACACCTCTGAAATCCCTCACTGTTATTCATGGGGTCTAGAAGTACAGGACAAACACGTCCAAAGACCAAGCTACATCTCCAGCTCCTGTGTTCACGACACCTGCACCCACATAATGCAGGAAAACAGACTCTGGTCTCCACCGGGGCAGGCCTGCGAAGACGCACATCATTATTTGGGCACTCACCTGTCGTCTCCACGATCCCTTCTAGTATCACCACAATTTCAAACTGCTCCGTTTGCATGGACCTCTGGGAGAGCTCGTAGAAGGGGCTTTTGGGGTCGATCACGTGGCAGATCGTGAGCGGTGAGACGAGAAAGAGCTGGTCGGCCCCCGTGCTGAAACCCACGTCCAACTCCAACTGATCCAGCGGAAGAAACTCGCCTTCGGGCGTCTGGCGAGACTGAGGAAGcgtacagagagagacagagatgttcGGTGGAGGGGGGAAGGAAGGGGGAAGGCACACTCAACCATCCATAGCTTCACACAGGCCTGTGTGCCGTCAGAAACTAAACTGACTGCATTTTTACTACGTTATTTTTAAAGCTGGAAGAATATCCCTCTCAGCTTGTGACGTGATGTACCACTGAGTCTGTAAGTGGGTTAGTTTCGAGATAAATCAGTTGTTTCAAATCTCTAGATACTCAGATTATTGGTCTATATGAAGAGACGAATGTCACTAAGATGGGTGTGGGTGCAGTCTGTCTTACTGAGTTTATATTTACCTGATTAAAAATGAATGGGAGCCCACATGTTATCTCCTAATCTAGCACGGTATCTGTCAGGTCAGGGGATTTTAGAAGAAAGGCCAGTGGTTGTCAGACTTTGGCACTTCAAGGCTCCGTAACTCACACAGACTACAGACCACACTCCCCCTTTTATGAAGGATTTTGCTTTTAGATGTGTTATTACAGGAAGTGTATGAAATCTAGGACCAAAATAGTCGTATATTCTGTCAGTGTGTTGCCTATGGATTAAATTGTAGTGATAATGAACGATTCCTCTTTTTTACAGGGACCCTCCTTACCCCTCAAGTACCCTCAGGTTGCCCTGCACctccactttgagaaccactgaactggttttacatgtatttccTCAAGAAACACCAGCAAGGCCAGTCGCCTATGTTCACTTGTATAACACCTGAATATACGTCTACTAGATTCCTATATGTTACAACTGGCGGACGTGCATTTGCATTGTAGAATGTTGTAATACGTGTATTGCAGACTTCTGTGAAGCCAGGGCAGCAGAGAAATCCAGAGACATTCTCCTAAATGATCGACAGCAGCCAAACAGAAATAAGaatataaacaaaatgtaacatgtgggacattttggtGTGGCCATGAGTAATTTGCAAGGTTTAAGAAAAAGCTAGTATGTGCTATAGACTGTTTTTTGGATTATCTCACACCCACAGGGATTTTGGGGGGAATGGAAATGCAGTTTAGTCTTCTCATATCTTTGTGCACGGATGGTGTAGGCTTGAATGTCAGTGTGAAGGCCttcctgtttattttttctcatgAAGTGGGCCATAAACAAACCATTGGACGGAACCAAAAAAAGGAATGACCGAATGCATTCACAGAGTAGCTTCACTTACTTTCAGCAGCTTGCAGCGGATCTGTGCAGAGACCATATGGCTGTTACGCAGGTTCCCGACCCTGAACATGAGAGTTAGTCTCCCATCCCGCATGGAGATCACCGCATGTTCACTGAACATCAGGGTCTCGGCCCTTTTCTTGGGCTGAGACATCTTGATGAACATGCAGCCGATCAGAAAGGCATCGACGATCGATCCGAGGATCGACTGGAACAGAAAGAGAATGATCCCCTCGGGGCACTTGTCCGTGATGTATCTGTAACCGTAGCCTATGGTGGCCTCGGTCTctatgaagaagaggaaggctGAGGGAAAGTTGTACACGTTGGCCACGCACGGAGTGTACTTTTCGTTGTGCACCCTGTTGAGGTCCCCTCGGATGTAGGCGATGCACCACCACATGAAGGCCATGAAGAGCCACGCGACCGTGTAGGTGAGGATGAAGATAAACAGATTCCAGCGCCATTTCAGGTCGACCAGTGTCGTGAATAAGTCTGAGAGGTATCTGCTGGTCTCGCCACCCAGGTTCCCATGCTGGACGTTACATCGCCCATTCTTGTCCACGAACCgctgcctcttcctcttcttctccggGGGATGCTGGTTGAATCCAGACCCGCTGGATGAGGTGGTCACTACCTGGTAATCGTCCCCAAATTTCTTTCGAAGTGCAGACATACTACGATGACAGCAGAAGGGAAAGGGAAATAACAAAGGATTCGgtgaaatgagaaaagaaaaaagaaagaaaaagtccgGGGCTGTAGTTGCTGCAGCCTGTGCGCAATGCCTCCGTGTgcgcaaagagagagagagagaaggcgaTAAAAGTGCACTGTGCTCGCCCCCAGTTAGTCTTGCATCGTCCTCCTTCGCCGCgcactactgctgctgctgtccacaGCCATGGAACGTCAACAACGTGCGAGTAGTGGTCAAACACCGAGCGCAGGAGCCATATGAATCCATATAAGCGACGCACGGGAGAGGAGGCAGCCTATCCAAAACGCGCCCGCGTCGCCCTCCAGGTTTTTTACAGGTTTATCAGTGGCTGCGACGCGGATTACTCACCGCCCGTGGAAAGCTGTGGCTCAGAAAGTGAACACACGCACGCGGCAAGTTTTCATGCGAAACTTCGAAATCCCTCAGTGCTCCGTCGAACGCCAGAACCTCTGCGTAATTATTCGCGGGGAACGGCTGCCGGGGTGAAACGTCTCTGCGCGCACTTGCGACCGTGATCAGTCGGTTTCCAATCCTGCCTCTCTGGTGCGTGCACATAGGAGGCGAGTGGCATGCGAGCGTGTGGCCGCAAAAGATgacgagcagctggaggaggaagatcaCTGTCCCACCGTCGTCATTTTTGGCTGCGCGCATCGACGCCGATTGTCGGGGCTCCTTCTTGGGCACCTTCCCCCCTTTGCTTCTAGGAAAATGTCGACAGGGCTGTCATGGTTCGGCGGTGCAGAGAGATCCACCAAATGTTTCTTTGGGCTCGATCGGATGATGCTTCTGTGCCTTCGGTTCCTCTGTGCGGCTCCTGCGCATTTCCACCTTTCCAGTAATGCACTCACTGTTGCCTAGTGGTTCTACAAGGACAGACAATTTGGAGGAgtaggatgatgaggaggaggaggaggaggagagagagttcGCCTGGTTTGACAGGTTTTCTTTCTCCAAGTGATCACATAGGCTGTGTGAAACTGCAGCCAAGATGTCATGATGGCTACAAACACAGCTATTTATAATAAATCACTGTATCTAAAATGATTAATACACTAAAACACCACAGATAtgattacaaaaatacacatttcgTGTTGCACATACACTGCCATGAAGGATATCCTCATGCTgagtaaatatgtatatatgtatatatttcttGTGACCACTTTAGTTTGCTTCTTGTTCTTCAGGGTCACCTGTGCTAGCAGTCACATGATAACTCCTAAATGTCATCCCATGGGGGATTGCACCGGCCCCCCTCTGTGCACGACATCCTTAACCAAGAAAAACAAGCGCTGCACGGAAAGCTGCTGACACTCACAGCAAGCTGTATGAGATCTCGGAGGGAGGGGGGCAATCAGGTTGCACTACCCTGAATTCACTTATCATATCATTGCCACATGGAATACACCCACTCCATAGTTACCCGGGCTCACATGGTGTCTCTCAAACACACTTGGAGGACACAACGCagcaccatctctctctcatattGTGTTGCTAAAATCAAGGGTATTTTTCTCCCTGATGAAAACGGCCTGAGACAGGCGTGGATCAGTCAGAGAGTAGCTCGGGGTTCAATTTAATTTGGAAACCAGGGAAAGAGTGAAATATCAGCAGATGCCTCAATTGAACTTCCTGAATCAAGCTCGATGTGGTCACTTGCAAACTTCATGTGAATATGAAACATAAATCTTTGTTACAAACTGCTGAAATGTCCAGAAGCGTGTTTGATCTTTTATATCTGTCAATATATTGTAAAAATCTAGCTTTTCGTTCATAttgttttaatcattttatatttttctgagCCAACAGGGATCAATATGCTGTGGAGTCAGTTCCAATCTAAATCCTCCTCTCCTGTTATCCTGCAGCCCCCTGTGGTTTACGGCATCATATTCCATGTCCAGTCAGAAGCCtagtctgcccccccccccccccccccccccccccctacaaacGGTGGCTTCTAAAAACAGCACAAAGGCCTGACATAAATGTTTCCAAATGAACGACTGCGTGGCAGCACAATGACACGCTGATATGCCTCCAAGTGTTGTCTGGCAGGCTCGGTGATACAGTCTTCTCGAGGAGGACACACCGGGAAAAAGATTTCCCCCCCTATCAGTCACCAGGCCGTCATAATTGCCAGGTGAACATTAGCCCCAGGCTCTGCAGGACTCTGTGCTTTTATAATGAGTGCATGGGGACATGGGTCATCCGCCATGCATTCTGGCCCTCATTAGGAGGAAAAGGCCATTCACATATTTGCAGAGTAAAAATAAGGCTATTAGTTTGGACTGGCCAACAGCCGGCCAGCTGGCACCGTGAGCCAGAGAATTTTAATTGCTGTATTTCACTGGTATACTCATTGAAACTAAAGTTTTTTTCCACAACTCTTGTCAAAGTGTCTGCTCAGTGTGTGCATTCAGCAAAAAAAGAAGCAATTAACTTATTCTACTGTCCAGATTCCTTGAGCTTTAGAGCCCCAGAAAACCTGGTTTCATATCAAAAGATAGTTTTCTGTTCAACATGACCTTCATTTATATTCAGTCAATACAAAATAacatcatcacaacaagatgttTTGGTATTCTGCTTTAGTAAAAGTTGAAACCAAGCTAATCTCCATTAAGACTGCATTGGTATGGTATGTGGTCTGGTCTGGTATGGTATGGTTTAGTGTAATTGAGAATGGTTTGGTTTGGGCTGGTTTTATACTGTTTGGTTTGACATGGTTTTGTATGCTTAATCAAAGTATGGAATCTTTAGTATAGTTTAGTATTGTATGGTTTGGTATAGTTTGGTTTGGGTTTGATTTTATATTGTATGGTATGCatggaagaaggagagagaggccaTGCAGGAACAGATTGACTTGTCCAGTCCGGGGCAGACCTACGTCTCTGGAAGAGGCATACAGACAGAGTTTGAGGACGAGCTCAAGGAGTTGAAGCTGGTGTTGAGGGACAAAGAAAAGTTTTTCCTAGAAACAAGCAGTTTGAGACCAATATGGTGAAAAAGAACCTGAACGGAAGGTGCAACAAGGTCAAAGCGATGGAGCTTTCCCTCGACAAGAAGATGAAGCACATCATCTTTGAAAAGGACGCAAATGAAAAAGTGGCACTTGGACATAAAATCCTGGAGCTCATGACCAAGCTCAAAGCCGTCCAGAGAGAGGTCCACCCCAACGAGAATGAGTGGAAGACAAAAGTCACCACTCTGGAGGACAGAGTCAAAGCTGAGCAGGCAGAGAAAAGGAGGCTGGAGAATCTGATCAGAGAGGTGAAGTGGGCGGCCAAGCACGAGGACTCTCTAAAAAAAagtgagggagatggagagcgTCGATTGTCCAGACAGAGGTTCTCCAGAGACAGGAGGAGTGGAAGACAAATGTCGATGCTCTGGAGGACATTGTCTGCTATGAGAAAATAGAGGACACGGAGAAGAAGGGTATATGGTCAAGCAGGGGGACTCCCTCAACAGAGCcagcaacatggaggagaacatGGAGCTCCTGATCGTCCAAAACCCAGAGCTTCAGGTATGTTTCCTCAGCTCAGTTTTGATTTGAATAATAACTCGTCTCTGTCTTTTACAGGAACCTCCGTTGACAACTGCCAAGGCAAAATGCAGATtcaagaaggagggagagaaagtgagaaaactGAAGGAGACAAAAGTTTGGAATAATATGGTTTGGTATAGGTTGGTTTTATAGGGTCTGGTTTGACATGGTATGGTATGGTTTAGTATTATTTTGTATGATATTACAGGTATAATAATGTATGGTTTGGTTCAATAGTTCAATACAAACCCAAATCCCCTCAGTCATGGTAAGAAGATCATTCAATAAAAAATATGCTTTTACATCCTTTGACAGACATTAACAGAATAAATATTTCACATTCACAAGCTCCTATTTCCACACGGACACATTTCAAGATCACATGTAATCACAGAGAATATTTATACGATGAAGCATGTGGTGGGATTAAAGTGCCATTTATGGATTGCCTTTAACAGAGCGGCCAAATGGGAGTCTATAGAAGCCTTCATTTGAACCATCATTCGAACATTCCCTGGCCGCTCAGCAACACTTCTTTAATTCTGCTCGACACGCAGGCTTCGTCAGTGACAGGTAAACACAAGGAGGAGGTTGAGGTCCGGGCTTGTTCTTGCTCTTGTCACACGCAAGGAGACAGCTGATGTGAAACACTGTGCACTTAATTAGAATAAATGCAGATTGTGGCTCTCGGCTAATAATGGGTGGATTTGGAAAGGCTGCTCTTCTCAACAGCTTTTAACTCAATAAAACTCTGTCGTCACCGCCGTGGCCCGGTGTAAAGTGGTTGGCCTTTCTTGCgacaggccccccccccccccccccccccccccccgtcaaaaTTCCGTTTGTCAATGATCAGTAAACTTTGATTATCTTTTTCTGTAATCCG from Pleuronectes platessa chromosome 14, fPlePla1.1, whole genome shotgun sequence carries:
- the kcnj3a gene encoding G protein-activated inward rectifier potassium channel 1, producing MSALRKKFGDDYQVVTTSSSGSGFNQHPPEKKRKRQRFVDKNGRCNVQHGNLGGETSRYLSDLFTTLVDLKWRWNLFIFILTYTVAWLFMAFMWWCIAYIRGDLNRVHNEKYTPCVANVYNFPSAFLFFIETEATIGYGYRYITDKCPEGIILFLFQSILGSIVDAFLIGCMFIKMSQPKKRAETLMFSEHAVISMRDGRLTLMFRVGNLRNSHMVSAQIRCKLLKSRQTPEGEFLPLDQLELDVGFSTGADQLFLVSPLTICHVIDPKSPFYELSQRSMQTEQFEIVVILEGIVETTGMTCQARTSYTEDEVLWGHRFFPVISLEEGFFKVDYSQFHATFEVPTTPHSVKEQEEALLLSSPLMAPSLCNSGEKNSSLDCLETLEDNDSTTKLPTKLQKMSGREGLPKKLLRMSSTTSEMTYNFGDLPMKLQRISSVPGVSDDKHGGKASKMCTEPMSKSVADLPPKLQRMSGGVGGRMDGHLPPKLRKMNSDRFT